The DNA window GCGGAAACGCCGGCCCGCCTCCAATACGCCGACCCGGTAACCCTTTTCGCTCAGCCGCAGCGCCGTGACGCTGCCGCCGAATCCCGAGCCGATCACGAGGACGTCGTAGTCGAACGACGCCCGGGTCACGCACCGACCTCCTGGGTGGCGGAGGCGGGGAGGACTTCGTCGAAGTCCGCGAAGCTCACGGTCTGGGTGCGGCGCTGGTACTCCCGGACCAGGCCCGGCCAGTTGGTGGTGACGCGTCCGGAGGCGGCGCGGTACCAGGACTCGCACGCGGTCCACACGCCGGCATCCAGGCGGGACTGCACCTCGGCGTCGTAGGCCTGCTCCACGGCGGGCCGCACCTCGAACGCGCCGGCCATGCCGCTGTGGGCCAGCCTCTCGACGATCTGGCGGATGTAGCGGGCCTGGTGCTCCATCATGAGGATGATGGAGCTGCTGCCGAGGTTGGTGTTCGGGCCGTAGATCAAGAACATGTTCGGGAAGCCCGGCACCGCCATCCCCAGGTGGGCGCGCGCCCCCTCGGCCCACTGCGAGTGCAGGTCGCGCCCGTGGCGACCGGTGATCGTCATCGGGGCGAGGAATTCGGTGGCCTTGAACCCGGTGCCGTAGACGATGACGTCCACCTCGTGCAACCGGCCGTCGGCGGTGCGCACGCCGGTGGCCGTCACCTCGGTGATCGCGGCGGTCTCGACGTCGACGTTGTCGCACGCCAGCGCCGGATACCAGTCGCTGCTGAACAGCACGCGCTTGCAGCCGATCGGGTAGTCGGGGGTGAGCTTGGCCCGCAGCACCGGATCCTTGATGTGGCGTTGCAGGTTCGCCGCCGCGACGATGCCGATCAACCGGGCGAGCGGGGCGACCCGGGTCAGCGCGAGCCCGAAGAACTCCGAGATCTCCCAGATCAGCTGCCGCATCGCGGCGGCGAAACCGGGCACATTGCGGAACGCGGCGCGGTGCACGCCGGTGTAGGCGCGGTCCGGCTTCGGCACGACGTAGGGCGCGGAGCGCTGAAACACCGTGACGTACGCGGCGACCCGGCGAATGCGCGGCACGAACTGGATCGCCGACGCGCCGGTGCCCAGCACCGCGACGCGCTTGCCGGTCAGGTCGACGTCGTGGCGCCACTCGGCCGAATGGAAGGACGGCCCCGCGAAGGCGTCGAGACCGGGGATCTGCGGCAGGGCCGGCCGCGACAGCTGGCCCACCGCGGGCACGAGCACCTCGGCCTCGAGCACCTCCCCGGACGAGGTCGTCACCCGCCACGTGGCGGTGCCGTCGTCGTAGCTGGCCGCGGTGACCTCGACCCCCGTGCGCACCAGGTCACGCAGACCGAACCGGTCGGCGGTGTCACGGATGTAGCCGAGGATGTCGGGCTGCTCGGCGTAGCGGCGACCCCAGTCCGTCTTGCGGGAGAACGAGTAGGAGTACAGGTTCGACGGCACGTCGCAGGCGGCGCCGGGATAGGTGTTCGCCCGCCAGACGCCGCCGATGTCCCCGGCTTTCTCCAGCACCGTCACGTCGGCGAGCCCGTCCTTGGACAACTCGTAGGCCGCGGCGAGGCCACCGAAGCCGGCGCCGATCACCAGGGCGCGGGGACGACGAAGAGGCATACCTCACAAAATAGGAGCACGCGGGGCCGATCGCCCAGGCGATTGCGGCCGCAAATCGATGATTCCGGCCACGGGGGCCGGGTTCGATGCGCGCCCCGGTTCAGACGGCCAGCGAGCGCGCGCGGGGCGCCACTTTCCGCTGATAGCGCGCGGGTGTTGTGCCCGTCCACCGCTTGAACGCGGCGATGAAGCTGGTCGCCTCGGCGTAGCCCAGCCGCAACGCGACGTCGTCCACCGAGAGTGCACCCGTGGCCAACAGCTCCTCCGCGAGCACCCGGTGGACCTCCTCGGCCAGGTCCCTGAAAGTCGTGTTCTCCTCGGCGAGACGCCGCCGCAGCGTGCGCTCACTCATCGCCAGCTGCCGGGCGACGCCGGAGATCGTGTGCGGTTTGCCGTCGATCGACGCCAGCCGTTCGCGTACCCGGCGGGCCACCCCGGTCCGCGTTCGACGGCGTTCCAGCAGCGCGTCGCACTGCTGTTCACACATTGCCACGCTGATCTCACTGGCCTGGGGTAGCCGGTCGTCGAGCAGCGCGGCCGGCCAGGAGGCCACCGTGACCGGCGAGTGGTATCGCGGCGTCACGCCGAACACCTGGCGGGCCGCCGCATCGCCCGACGCCGGCGCCGGACCCGCGAACTCGACCGACGCGAACGGGACGGTCCTACCCAGCGCTTCGGCCATCACGCGGGCGATCGCCGCCAGGTCACGCCGGGTGAGGAACTCCGCGACCGGGCCGGTCAGGTCGGGCAGGTCGAGCCGCAACGCCGCCAGCGGGCCGTCCACCGTGACGCTGGGCAGGCAGAATCCGTAACTGAGCTCGTAGAACCGGGCCGCGAACCGGACGGCGTCGCCCAGCGTCGAGCTGGTCAGGCAGGCGAAGCCGAAGATGCCCAACGATCCCACGTGATAGCCACTGCCCACGCGCACTCCCAGGTTCGCCGGGTCCCCCAGCCGGTCCACCAGGTTCGTCGCGACCGCCAACTCCTGGCGTCCGGTGATCATCCGCTGGTGGTCGCGCAGGTCCGCTTCGCACAGGCCTGACCCGTCGAGCACCTCCGCGGCCGCCAGCCCGTTCTCGCGACCGAACTCGGTCATCAACGCGGCGCTGGCCGTGTTCCGCGGGAAGTCCCAGTGCGAGACCTGTTGTCCGGCGAAGACCTTCACGAATCCCAGTATGGCCGGACGTTTCCCGCGGCCAGGTCAGGCGGCGGACGCGTCGTCGACGCGGCTGGCCGCCTCCGCGGCGGTGCGCTTACCGCGCCGCCATCCCCGCACGGTGGCGATGGCGGTCTTGAGCCCGCGTCGGCGCCCGGTAGCCGGATCGGTGCCGGCGAAGCCGGGCTCCAGTTCGGCGAACATCCGCTCGCTGCGGGTCTCCGGCGCGTCGTCGGCGCTGTCGCGCAGGTACTTGTCGGGCAGCGACAGCTTGGCCAGCGTGCGCCACGTCTTGGCGTACTGCACCAGGAACGGTCCCGTGGTGTAGGGCAGGTCGTACTTGTCGCACAGCTCGCGCACCCGCACGCCGATCTCCGCGTACCGGTTGCTAGGCAGGTCGGGGAAGAGATGGTGCTCGATCTGGTGGCACAAATTGCCGCTCATGAACCGCAGCGCAGGCCCGGCGTCGAAGTTGGCGCTGCCCAGCATCTGGCGCAGGTACCACTGGCCCTGGGTTTCGCCGATCATGTCGGTGGTGGTGAACTTCTCGGCGCCGTCGGGGAAATGGCCGCAGAAGATGACCGCGTTGGCCCACACGTTGCGGATCACGTTGGCCAGCGCGTTGGCCTTCAGCGTCGACCGGTAGGTTGCCCCGGGCGACAGCGCGGTCAGCGCCGGGAAGGCGACATAGTCCTTGAGCACCTGACGGCCGGCCTTGGCCAGGAACTCGTCGACCCGCTCCCGGGCCTCTTTGTGGTCCATCCGGCGCTTGGCGATCTTGCCGAGCTCCACGTGCTGTAGGCCGACGCCCCACTCGAACAGCAGGGCCAGCATCGTGTTGTAGACCAGGTTGAAGACGTTGAAACGCTTCCAGCGCTGGTCGCGGGTGACGCGCAGCAACCCGTAGCCGACGTCGTCGTCCATCCCGAGGATGTTGGTGAACTTGTGGTGCACGAAGTTGTGGGTGTAGCGCCAGTGCTTGGAGGACCCGCTCATGTCCCACTCCCACGTCGAGGAGTGGATCTCCGGGTCGTTCATCCAGTCCCACTGGCCATGCATGACGTTGTGGCCGATCTCCATGTTCTCGACGATCTTGGCCACGCCCAGCGTCACGGTGCCCGCCCACCAGGCCGAACGGCGCGAACTGGCCGCCAGCAGCAGCCGCCCGGCCACCTCGAGGGCGCGCTGAGCGGCGATCGTGCGGTGGATGTAGCGTGCGTCGCGCTCGCCGCGTGAGTCTTCGATGTCCCGGCGGATGGAGTCGAGCTCGACCGCCAGGCTTTCGACGTCGGCATCGGTCAGATGCGCGAATACGTCGACGTCGGTAATCGCCATCGTCAGCTCCTGTGGTTGATCGGGTGGTTGGCCGCAGTGGCCCTTCACCTACGTTATCGTAACCTACGAAGCCGTAGGTTACCTGTGAGTAGCTCTCAGATGTCGACCACACAATCGCCGGAGGCCGCCGACACGCAGGTCTGGATGCGGCTGCCGGGATCGTGCTCGCGGCCGGTTCGCAGGTCGCGCACGTGGCCGTCCACCAAGCTCACCACACACGACTGGCAGATGCCCATCCGGCAGCCGTAGGGCATCTGCACGCCGGCGCCCTCCCCCGCCTCCATCACCGACGTCGCGGCATCCGCGGCGACGGCGCGCCCGCTGCGCGCGAACGTGACCGTTCCCCCCGCCCCGGCCGGCGCCGCCTTGGCCACCGCGAACCGCTCCAGATGCAACCGGTCGCCGATGCCGGCCGCCGACCACACCTTCTCGGCCTGGGTGAGCATCCCCTCGGGGCCGCAGGCCCACGTCTGGCGTTCGCGCCAGTCCGGCACCTCCTGGTCGAGCCCGGCCAGGTCCAGCCGCCCCTGGAAGCGGGTCTCGCGCACCCGCAACCGGTAGCCCGCCCGGCCGGCGGCCAGCGCAGCCAACTCGGCACCGAACATCACCTCGGCTTCGGTGGGGGCCGAATGCAGATGTACGACATCCCCGATCTGGTTGCGGCGCACCAGCGTTCGCAACATAGACATCACCGGCGTGATCCCGGACCCGGCGGTGAGGAACAGGATCGAGCGCGGCGCCGGATCGGGCAGGACGAAGTTGCCCTGCGGGGCGGCCAGTCGCACGATGGTGCCCGGCGCGACACCGGCGACCAGATGGGTGGACAGGAATCCCTCGGGCATCGCCTTCACGGTGATCGTGACCGTGCGCGACGAGGAATGCCCGGCCGGGCTCGACGTCAGCGAATACGACCGCCAACGCCAGCGCCCGTCGACCCGCACGCCGATCCCGATGTACTGGCCCGGCTGGTAGTCGAAGCTGAAGCCCCAGCCCGGTTTGATCACCAGCGTCGCGGAATCCTCCGTTTCGCGGCGCACCTCGAGGATGCGGCCCCGCAGTTCGCGCGCGGACCACAGCGGGTTGGCCAGGCGCAGGTAGTCGTCGGGCAGCAGCGGCGTCGTGATGCGGGCCGCCATCGTCCGCAGCGCGTGCCAGGCGGGGTGCCGGTCGGCGCCCGCGACGGTCGGTCGCGTGGTCTCGACGACGTTTGCGGTGACCGGGGGGAAGTACTTCTTGCTCATCGCAGGCTCCTGTCCACGGGTCGCTCCACCAACCTACGGTACCGTAACTTACGGTCTCGTATACAGGGTGTGACGCGACCGGTCACAGCAGCTCGAGCAGGAACGGCAGCTCCTGGACGGCGTACCAGGCCAAGTCGTGGTCCTGCGCGTCCCCGACGGCCAGTTCGGCATCCTCGTCGCCGAGGTCCGCGGCGTCGATCGCCTCGATCGCCGTGACGACGTCCGGCTCGGCCTCGACGGTGTCGACGTAGGCGGCGATCACCCGGCCCATCGCGATCGGCGTACTGAGTTTGACGACGGCGTCGTCGAGATCGGGGCGGTATTCGGCCCCGGATTCGCCCACGTCGGCCTCGGCGGCCAGCACAGCGCGCCGCGGCGGCAGGTCCCCGGTCCCGGCGTCGCGCTCCGCCGCCAGCAGGCGCAGCGACGCCAGCGCCGCCTCGCGCAGCGCCACCTCGGCCAGTTCGTCGTCGTCGCCCTCGGCGTAGGCCTCGCGCAACGCCGGTGTCACCGCGAACGCGATGCCGCTGACCGGCGTCAGCTCCCCGTGCGCGACCAACTGCTGCAGCATCGCCAGCGTGGCCGGAATGTAGACGTGGGTCATCCGCCGGGCCGGTCCCCGATCAACGTTGCCGCGTAGTCCGCGACATATTTCGACAACTCGCGCGGCGGCCGCTGGTAGTTCTTGGGTTCCAGCGGGAGTTTCGGCAGCTTGATCTTGGGCCTTTCGGTGTCGTGGTATTCGATGGTGGACAGCAGATGGGCCATCATGTTGATCCGGGCGTGCTTCTTGATATCCGATTCCACGACGTACCACGGGCTGACCGGGGTGTCGGTGTGCACCATCATCTCGTCCTTGGCGCGCGAATAGTCCTCCCACCGATAGACCGACTCCAGGTCCATGGTGCTGAGTTTCCATTGCCGCACAGGGTCGTTCACGCGCGCCTTGAACCGGCGCAGCTGCTCGGCCTCGGACACCGAGAACCAGTACTTGCGCAGCAGGATCCCGTCTTCGACCAACATCTGCTCGAAGATCGGCGTCTGGCGTAGGAACAGCACATACTCCTGCGGCGTGCAGAATCCCATGACCTTCTCGATGCCGGCGCGGTTGTACCACGACCGGTCGAAGAGCACGATCTCCCCGTGGGCGGGCAGATGGGCGATGTAGCGCTGGTAGTACCACTGCCCGCGTTCCCGATCGGTCGGCACGGGCAGTGCGGCGATGCGCACCATCCGCGGGTTGAGATATTCGGTGATCCGTTTGATGGCACCGCCTTTGCCCGCCCCGTCGCGGCCCTCGAAGACGATGACCAGACGCGCCCCGGAATGGCGCACCCATTCCTGCATCTTCACGAGTTCGGTTTGCAGCCGGAATAATTCGGCCTCGTAGACGCCGTTGGAAATCTTGGGCTCGGCCGGCGCCGACTTCTTCTTCTTCGCCTTCGCATGGGTGCCGTCGCCGGTCGCGGTGCTCACAGCAACGAATGCTATCTCTCCACGATTCGGCGGCACCATCTTTCGCGCCACGCGCTAACGGGAGGCGTCCAGGAGTTCCTCGAGCGACTGGTTCAACAGGTCGGGCAGCAGGTCGACGTCGCTCATCGCGTCGCGGTCGGCGTTGATCCCGAAATACAGCATGCCGTTGTACGACGTCACGCTGATCGCGAGCGCCTGGTCGTTGAGCAACGGCGGCACCGCGTAGGCCTCCAGCAGCTTGGTGCCGGCGATGTACATCTGTGACTGCGCCCCAGGGGCGTTGGTGATCAACAGGTTGAACGTCCGCTTGGAGAAACTGGGGAAGCTGGTGGCGACGCGGACGCCCATGGCGTGCAGGGTGGGCGGCGCGAAACCCGACAGGGTGATGATGGTCCTGGCGTCGACCGCGCTGGCGGCGGTCGGGTTGGACTCGGTGGCGTGGGCGATCTGCGACAGCCGCACCACGGCGTTGGGCTCACCCACCGGGAGGTCGACCAGAAACGGCGTGACCTGGCTGATCATCTGCCCCGGTCCGGTGGCGTCGAACTGATCCTCGGCGTAGACGGACAGCGGCGCCATCGCCCGCACGGTCGCGGTCGGCGACACCGGTTCCCCGCGCGACAGCAGCCAGTTGGCCAGCGCGCCGGCCACCACGGCCAGCACCACATCGTTGATGTCGCAGTCGTAGCGCGCCCGCACGGTCCGGTAATCCTCGAGGCTGGCCCGCGCGACCGTGAACCGGCGGTTGCGGGAAACGGTCGCGTTGAGCGGGCTGCTGGGCGCCGTCCCGCGCGCCACCGCCCGCGCGAGGTGCACGACGCGGCGGCCCACGTTGCGCAGCTCGCCGTGGTTGGTCACCGCCCCGGCCACAACCGACCCGACGGCCTGCAGCTGCGTGCCCGGGCCCCCCACCCACTCGCCCAGCGCGCCCAGCAGCAGCCTGGTGTTGCCGGGGTCGCGTTCCGGAACCCAGATGTCCTCGGGGAACGGCGGCGGGCGCCGCGTCCGGTCGGCGATGACGTGGCCGAGCGACAGCGCCGTCACGCCGTTGACGAGAGCCTGATGGGACTTGGTGTAAAGGGCGAGGCGGTTGCCGGCCAGGCCCTCGACGAGGTAGGCCTCCCACAACGGCCGCGACTTGTCCAACGGCCGCGCGGCGAGCCGCCCGATCAGCTCGTGCAGTTGCTCGTCGCTGCCGGGCGAGGGCAGCGCCGAGCGGCGCACGTGGTAGGTGATGTCGAAGTCGCTGTCGTCGATCCACACGGGCCTGGCCATGCCGATGACCTGGCGGACCTTCTGGCGGTAGCGCGGCACCTGCGGCAGGCGCTGCTCGATGGTTGCCAGCAGCGACTCGTAGCTCAGCCCGGCGCGCGGCCGGCGCAGGATGTACAGCGATCCGACGTACATCGGGGTGGAGGTGTTTTCCAGCCGGAAGAACGACGCGTCCGAGGGGGACAAGCGGGTCACCATTGCCGCCCCGTCCTCCTGTCATCCGTTGCCACACCGCTGTTCCCGCCCACGGTAACCGCACAACCGGCGCACAGCACGGCGCGGGTACGCGTGAGGTCGAGTTGTGCCATGATGACCGGTGTCTGCCCCTCTCCAGCAGGCTTGCCCGCCACCATTCGGTTGACTGGAGAGTGCGCATTGTCCGTTCACCCCGTCGTGCGGCCGTCCGGCCCGGACGCGTTCGCCGTGACGCCCGTCGTCGACTACGAGCCCCCGACGCGCGACGTGCCCGGGTGCCGGCGCCCGTCGGCGGTCTCGCCGCGACGGCGCGGCACCCGCGCACCGCTGCGCCGGAACGACGGGCCACCCGGTGGCCCGCCGTCCGGCGATACGAACCTCTCACCGCGGATGCGGCAGGCGGCGGTCTTCGCCGACGCGGCGCTGCGCCAGGTCCTCGAGGTCATCGACCGCCGCCGTCCCGCCGCGCAGCTGCAGCCCGTGCTCGCGCCCGGCCTGGTCGACTCGGTGCTCGCGGTGGGCCGGGCCGGCGCCGGACGTGGCGGCGCCGCCGTGCTGCGCCGGATGCGGCTACAGCCGGCGGGGCACCGCGACCCGGAGGCGGCCGCCGAGGTCTTCGGCTCCTACAGCCGCGGCAACAGGGTCCACGCGATCGCCTGCCGCGTGGAGGCGCTGCACACCGGTGGCCGGGCCCGATGGCTGGTGGTGGCGCTGCACATCGGGTGACGGCTCACGGGTTGACTCAATGCGGTGAGGCGGGCCCCTCCGGCAGCGGGCCGCCGGTGAACCGCGCCAGCACCGGGCCCGCGATCGCCATCACGAAGACGTACGACGTCGCCAGCGCGGCCACGCCGGGGATGGTCGCGCCGATCAACCCGATGATGACCAGTGAGAACTCGCCGCGGGCGATCAGCGCGGTGCCCGCACGCAGCTGGCCGCGCCGCGCCACCCCGTCGCGGTGGGCCGCGATCATCCCGGTGAGCACCTTCGTCGCCGCGGTCACGACGGCCAGCGCCAGGGCGGCCGGGAGCATCGGCAGCAGATGCTGCGGGTCGACCGACAGGCCGATCGACAGGAAGAACGTCGCGGCGAACAGGTCGCGCAACGGTCCCAGCACCTTGCGGGCCCGGTCCGCGGTATCCCCGGTCAGCGTCAACCCCACCAGGAAGGCGCCGACGGCGGCCGATGCGTGCACCGACTCGGCGAGCGCAGCCACCATCAGGGTCACCCCCAGCACCCGCAGCAGCAGTTGCTCGGAGTCGGGGTGCGTCACCAGCCGGCCGAAGTGGTGGCCCCAGCGGTAGGACGCGGTGAACGCCGCGACCAGGGCGAGGATCGCGGCGACCATGCTCGCGATCGCCACCGGCCAGGTGCCGCCGGAGGCCAGCACCGAGAACAGCGGAAGGTAGGCCGCCATCGCGAAGTCCTCGAGCACGAGCACCGACAGCACCGCCGGCGTCTCCCGGTTACCGAGCCGGCGCAGGTCTTCCAGCAGCCGCGCGATCACCCCCGACGAGGAGATGTAGGTGACCCCGGCCAGCGACAGGATGGCCACGCCGTCCAGCCCCAGCAGCCAGCCCGCCACCGCGCCCGGTGTGGCGTTGAGGACCACGTCGGCGCCGGCCGACGGCAGGTGGTGCCGCAGGCTGCTGGCGAACTCGGTCGCGGAGAACTCCAGCCCCAGGGTCAGCAGCAGCAGGACGATGCCCAGCGAGGCGGCCGTGGTGATGAACCCGCCCGCGGCGGCCACCGGCCAGATGCCGCCGTTGCCCAGCGACAGGCCGGCCACCAGGTACAGCGGTATCGGCGACAACGCGAAACGGCGCGCCAGGGCCCCCAGCACGGACAGCACTGCCAGGAGAGCGCCGAGCTGGAACAGCAGCGCCTCCGAAACCTGCACGGCTCAGCCCTTGTCGACGATTTGCTCGACCCCGGCGATGCCTTCTGCGGTGCCGATGACGATCAGGACGTCGTGGGCGCGCAGCATCTCGGCAGGACCCGGCGAGGCGAGCACCTCCTCGTTGCGCACGATCGCGACGATCGAGGCCCCGGTGCGGGTGCGTGCGTGGGTGTCGCCCAGCGGGTGGCCGGCGAACGGGCTGCCCGCCAGGATGTGGACCTGCCCCGTCTCGAGCCCGGGTATCTCGCGGGCCAGTTCGGTGAACCGCTCGGCGATCCGCGGCGCGCCGAGGATCTGGGCCATGGCCTCGGCCTCCTCGTCGGTGAGGCAGAGCAGCGGTCGCGCCTGGTCCGGGTCCTCCCGGGCGTAGACGACGACGTCGAAATCGCCGCTGCGCCGGGCGATGATGCCGATCCTGTCACCCTTGTGGTCGGTGAACTCGTACCGCAGGCCGACGCCCGGGAGCAACACCTCGTTGACATCCATACCATCGATCGTTCCAGGTCCGACCGGCGCTGCGGTAGTCCGACCGTCCGGCCCGCTATTCGGCCGTCCGCCGGGGCGGGCGCGGTTCCAGCATCGACACGCTCCTGCGGTATTCGTGGTACTGCCGCCCCAGGGCGGCGACGAGGTCGCGCTCTTCCAACCGCACCGCGGTCAGGAGGCAACCTGTGGTGGCCCCGCCAACAGCAGGCGCCCCGCCGTCATCGTGGGCGTCAGCCAGAAAGCGATGACGAAGCCCAGCATGATCGGGTGGCGCACCAGCCGGTACAGCGAACGGGCCTGAAACCCCAGTTCGGTGTGGGGCTCTGCGCGCCAGGC is part of the Mycobacterium sp. HUMS_12744610 genome and encodes:
- a CDS encoding ferredoxin reductase, yielding MSKKYFPPVTANVVETTRPTVAGADRHPAWHALRTMAARITTPLLPDDYLRLANPLWSARELRGRILEVRRETEDSATLVIKPGWGFSFDYQPGQYIGIGVRVDGRWRWRSYSLTSSPAGHSSSRTVTITVKAMPEGFLSTHLVAGVAPGTIVRLAAPQGNFVLPDPAPRSILFLTAGSGITPVMSMLRTLVRRNQIGDVVHLHSAPTEAEVMFGAELAALAAGRAGYRLRVRETRFQGRLDLAGLDQEVPDWRERQTWACGPEGMLTQAEKVWSAAGIGDRLHLERFAVAKAAPAGAGGTVTFARSGRAVAADAATSVMEAGEGAGVQMPYGCRMGICQSCVVSLVDGHVRDLRTGREHDPGSRIQTCVSAASGDCVVDI
- a CDS encoding DUF6912 family protein, whose amino-acid sequence is MTHVYIPATLAMLQQLVAHGELTPVSGIAFAVTPALREAYAEGDDDELAEVALREAALASLRLLAAERDAGTGDLPPRRAVLAAEADVGESGAEYRPDLDDAVVKLSTPIAMGRVIAAYVDTVEAEPDVVTAIEAIDAADLGDEDAELAVGDAQDHDLAWYAVQELPFLLELL
- a CDS encoding WS/DGAT/MGAT family O-acyltransferase, yielding MVTRLSPSDASFFRLENTSTPMYVGSLYILRRPRAGLSYESLLATIEQRLPQVPRYRQKVRQVIGMARPVWIDDSDFDITYHVRRSALPSPGSDEQLHELIGRLAARPLDKSRPLWEAYLVEGLAGNRLALYTKSHQALVNGVTALSLGHVIADRTRRPPPFPEDIWVPERDPGNTRLLLGALGEWVGGPGTQLQAVGSVVAGAVTNHGELRNVGRRVVHLARAVARGTAPSSPLNATVSRNRRFTVARASLEDYRTVRARYDCDINDVVLAVVAGALANWLLSRGEPVSPTATVRAMAPLSVYAEDQFDATGPGQMISQVTPFLVDLPVGEPNAVVRLSQIAHATESNPTAASAVDARTIITLSGFAPPTLHAMGVRVATSFPSFSKRTFNLLITNAPGAQSQMYIAGTKLLEAYAVPPLLNDQALAISVTSYNGMLYFGINADRDAMSDVDLLPDLLNQSLEELLDASR
- a CDS encoding cation:proton antiporter regulatory subunit, with product MDVNEVLLPGVGLRYEFTDHKGDRIGIIARRSGDFDVVVYAREDPDQARPLLCLTDEEAEAMAQILGAPRIAERFTELAREIPGLETGQVHILAGSPFAGHPLGDTHARTRTGASIVAIVRNEEVLASPGPAEMLRAHDVLIVIGTAEGIAGVEQIVDKG
- a CDS encoding Rv3235 family protein, which gives rise to MSVHPVVRPSGPDAFAVTPVVDYEPPTRDVPGCRRPSAVSPRRRGTRAPLRRNDGPPGGPPSGDTNLSPRMRQAAVFADAALRQVLEVIDRRRPAAQLQPVLAPGLVDSVLAVGRAGAGRGGAAVLRRMRLQPAGHRDPEAAAEVFGSYSRGNRVHAIACRVEALHTGGRARWLVVALHIG
- a CDS encoding flavin-containing monooxygenase produces the protein MPLRRPRALVIGAGFGGLAAAYELSKDGLADVTVLEKAGDIGGVWRANTYPGAACDVPSNLYSYSFSRKTDWGRRYAEQPDILGYIRDTADRFGLRDLVRTGVEVTAASYDDGTATWRVTTSSGEVLEAEVLVPAVGQLSRPALPQIPGLDAFAGPSFHSAEWRHDVDLTGKRVAVLGTGASAIQFVPRIRRVAAYVTVFQRSAPYVVPKPDRAYTGVHRAAFRNVPGFAAAMRQLIWEISEFFGLALTRVAPLARLIGIVAAANLQRHIKDPVLRAKLTPDYPIGCKRVLFSSDWYPALACDNVDVETAAITEVTATGVRTADGRLHEVDVIVYGTGFKATEFLAPMTITGRHGRDLHSQWAEGARAHLGMAVPGFPNMFLIYGPNTNLGSSSIILMMEHQARYIRQIVERLAHSGMAGAFEVRPAVEQAYDAEVQSRLDAGVWTACESWYRAASGRVTTNWPGLVREYQRRTQTVSFADFDEVLPASATQEVGA
- a CDS encoding AraC family transcriptional regulator, which codes for MKVFAGQQVSHWDFPRNTASAALMTEFGRENGLAAAEVLDGSGLCEADLRDHQRMITGRQELAVATNLVDRLGDPANLGVRVGSGYHVGSLGIFGFACLTSSTLGDAVRFAARFYELSYGFCLPSVTVDGPLAALRLDLPDLTGPVAEFLTRRDLAAIARVMAEALGRTVPFASVEFAGPAPASGDAAARQVFGVTPRYHSPVTVASWPAALLDDRLPQASEISVAMCEQQCDALLERRRTRTGVARRVRERLASIDGKPHTISGVARQLAMSERTLRRRLAEENTTFRDLAEEVHRVLAEELLATGALSVDDVALRLGYAEATSFIAAFKRWTGTTPARYQRKVAPRARSLAV
- the ppk2 gene encoding polyphosphate kinase 2 encodes the protein MSTATGDGTHAKAKKKKSAPAEPKISNGVYEAELFRLQTELVKMQEWVRHSGARLVIVFEGRDGAGKGGAIKRITEYLNPRMVRIAALPVPTDRERGQWYYQRYIAHLPAHGEIVLFDRSWYNRAGIEKVMGFCTPQEYVLFLRQTPIFEQMLVEDGILLRKYWFSVSEAEQLRRFKARVNDPVRQWKLSTMDLESVYRWEDYSRAKDEMMVHTDTPVSPWYVVESDIKKHARINMMAHLLSTIEYHDTERPKIKLPKLPLEPKNYQRPPRELSKYVADYAATLIGDRPGG
- a CDS encoding fatty acid desaturase family protein, with product MAITDVDVFAHLTDADVESLAVELDSIRRDIEDSRGERDARYIHRTIAAQRALEVAGRLLLAASSRRSAWWAGTVTLGVAKIVENMEIGHNVMHGQWDWMNDPEIHSSTWEWDMSGSSKHWRYTHNFVHHKFTNILGMDDDVGYGLLRVTRDQRWKRFNVFNLVYNTMLALLFEWGVGLQHVELGKIAKRRMDHKEARERVDEFLAKAGRQVLKDYVAFPALTALSPGATYRSTLKANALANVIRNVWANAVIFCGHFPDGAEKFTTTDMIGETQGQWYLRQMLGSANFDAGPALRFMSGNLCHQIEHHLFPDLPSNRYAEIGVRVRELCDKYDLPYTTGPFLVQYAKTWRTLAKLSLPDKYLRDSADDAPETRSERMFAELEPGFAGTDPATGRRRGLKTAIATVRGWRRGKRTAAEAASRVDDASAA
- a CDS encoding cation:proton antiporter codes for the protein MQVSEALLFQLGALLAVLSVLGALARRFALSPIPLYLVAGLSLGNGGIWPVAAAGGFITTAASLGIVLLLLTLGLEFSATEFASSLRHHLPSAGADVVLNATPGAVAGWLLGLDGVAILSLAGVTYISSSGVIARLLEDLRRLGNRETPAVLSVLVLEDFAMAAYLPLFSVLASGGTWPVAIASMVAAILALVAAFTASYRWGHHFGRLVTHPDSEQLLLRVLGVTLMVAALAESVHASAAVGAFLVGLTLTGDTADRARKVLGPLRDLFAATFFLSIGLSVDPQHLLPMLPAALALAVVTAATKVLTGMIAAHRDGVARRGQLRAGTALIARGEFSLVIIGLIGATIPGVAALATSYVFVMAIAGPVLARFTGGPLPEGPASPH